In one Nitrososphaera viennensis EN76 genomic region, the following are encoded:
- a CDS encoding metallophosphoesterase family protein has protein sequence MLSQIARLSATAGPSEFSQVLDRGISALEKEQKHGAIAGGTVTGGLVEIHDYDNLAIISDLHGDSKTLFRILDEINHERFLSSARNKMVFLGDYVDRGSDSIGVLYAICHLKHAHPDSVVLMRGNHEAPSEFPFPSHDLPYSMEDRFGAGAKAIYGRALALFQLLTLATVVQGRLLLVHGGLPTDALGDWRQAIATAQKRHLQNRMMEELLWNDPRPLEDEDWEPSWRGIGRYFGSAVTKRWLAATDTKVAVRGHEPCHGYRVDHHGMMLTIFSCREAYPNFGAAYIIAGKHDLDSVNDADGLAKFVKKLL, from the coding sequence GTGTTGTCGCAGATTGCGCGCCTTTCTGCCACCGCCGGGCCGTCCGAGTTTTCGCAGGTGCTGGACCGGGGCATTTCCGCGCTGGAAAAGGAGCAAAAGCACGGCGCAATAGCCGGCGGGACCGTCACGGGCGGGCTTGTAGAAATACACGATTATGACAATCTTGCGATAATAAGCGACCTGCACGGCGACTCGAAAACGCTCTTTCGGATTCTTGACGAGATAAACCACGAAAGGTTCCTATCAAGTGCGAGAAACAAGATGGTCTTTCTTGGCGACTATGTCGACAGGGGGAGCGACTCGATAGGCGTGCTGTACGCCATATGCCACCTGAAGCACGCGCACCCTGATTCGGTGGTCTTGATGCGGGGAAACCACGAGGCGCCGTCCGAGTTCCCGTTCCCGTCCCACGACCTGCCGTACAGCATGGAAGACAGGTTTGGCGCAGGCGCAAAGGCGATCTATGGCAGGGCGCTTGCACTCTTTCAGCTGCTGACGCTTGCCACCGTGGTGCAGGGCAGGCTCTTGCTGGTGCACGGCGGCCTGCCGACCGATGCCCTGGGCGATTGGAGGCAGGCGATAGCAACCGCGCAGAAACGCCACCTGCAAAACAGGATGATGGAAGAACTGCTGTGGAACGACCCGCGCCCACTTGAAGATGAGGACTGGGAGCCTTCGTGGAGGGGCATAGGCAGGTACTTTGGGAGCGCAGTCACAAAGCGGTGGCTAGCAGCCACAGACACAAAAGTCGCAGTCCGCGGCCACGAGCCGTGCCACGGCTACAGAGTGGACCACCATGGCATGATGCTGACCATTTTTTCATGCAGAGAAGCCTATCCGAACTTTGGCGCGGCCTATATCATTGCAGGAAAGCACGACCTTGATTCCGTCAACGATGCAGACGGCCTGGCAAAATTCGTGAAAAAACTGTTATGA
- a CDS encoding ZIP family metal transporter: protein MVTTTDNNHNKNSISKTKLAASAVIPIAILAAMIAFLLWPGNSILNFGAPLPDMTIERIEFGSKLITAHVRNTGPQATEIAQVDVNDRIVPAAVEPSRALARFEEARVVIPFEWVEGKPYEVGVTTSDGTRFAKAVPAAILTPAPDAGQASLLALLGTYVGIIPVMIGLLWLPFLKRLSAGKYLFFLSFTAGLLLFLGIDALVEANELATTSVAGAFNGQALIATVAVVSFVALLYASEKLVERGSRTTTTKATAAAAAARTVTTTSSFAIALMISIGIGLHNMGEGLAIGGAMVAGEVALGAFLIVGFTIHNTTEGLAIVAPLAREKPKVAQLAALGFIAGAPAILGAWVGGFVASPVASVVFLAVGAGAVFQVVYAIFKYSGRQEGAGGSSNRFLSGPVMAGIAAGMLVMYLTSLLV, encoded by the coding sequence ATGGTGACTACCACTGACAATAACCACAACAAGAATTCTATTTCAAAAACAAAGCTTGCCGCAAGCGCCGTGATTCCGATAGCGATACTCGCCGCGATGATCGCGTTTTTGCTGTGGCCCGGAAACTCGATACTCAACTTTGGCGCGCCGCTTCCCGACATGACGATCGAGCGCATAGAGTTTGGGAGCAAGCTGATAACCGCGCACGTGCGCAACACCGGGCCACAGGCAACCGAGATAGCGCAGGTGGATGTCAACGACAGGATAGTGCCGGCTGCGGTCGAGCCTTCCCGGGCTCTCGCGCGCTTTGAAGAAGCCCGGGTCGTCATACCGTTTGAATGGGTGGAGGGCAAGCCCTACGAAGTCGGCGTGACGACGTCGGACGGCACGCGCTTTGCCAAGGCTGTCCCGGCCGCGATACTGACTCCGGCGCCTGACGCAGGGCAGGCGTCTCTCCTTGCGCTCCTTGGCACGTACGTCGGCATAATCCCGGTGATGATCGGCCTCTTGTGGCTCCCGTTCCTCAAGAGGCTGTCGGCAGGCAAGTACCTGTTCTTTCTCAGCTTTACCGCCGGCCTGCTCTTGTTCCTTGGGATAGATGCGCTGGTGGAGGCAAACGAGCTTGCCACAACAAGCGTGGCAGGCGCGTTCAACGGCCAGGCGCTGATCGCCACCGTGGCGGTGGTGTCGTTTGTGGCGCTGCTGTACGCGTCTGAAAAGCTGGTGGAAAGGGGCAGCAGGACTACGACGACAAAGGCGACGGCAGCGGCGGCAGCGGCACGCACGGTGACGACGACAAGCTCTTTCGCAATCGCGCTCATGATATCGATAGGGATAGGCCTGCACAACATGGGAGAGGGCCTTGCGATAGGAGGCGCGATGGTGGCCGGCGAAGTGGCGCTGGGCGCCTTTCTCATCGTGGGCTTTACGATACACAACACCACCGAGGGCCTTGCCATCGTTGCGCCGCTTGCAAGGGAAAAGCCAAAGGTGGCGCAGCTCGCCGCGCTCGGGTTTATCGCCGGCGCGCCAGCAATCCTTGGCGCATGGGTCGGAGGCTTTGTCGCCTCACCCGTTGCGTCCGTGGTGTTTCTGGCAGTTGGTGCCGGCGCGGTATTCCAGGTGGTCTATGCGATATTCAAGTACTCGGGCCGGCAAGAGGGCGCCGGCGGCAGTAGCAACAGGTTCCTGAGCGGGCCGGTGATGGCCGGCATAGCGGCGGGAATGCTGGTCATGTACCTGACGTCCCTTCTTGTCTGA
- a CDS encoding ribose-phosphate diphosphokinase: MAADIISVVAGPSSPELAAGIARHLGARLVQAELRVFSDGESKIRLAESTGKKCVIVQSTYPPTDTHLMQAMMMAKKCADNGAEVCAVIPYLAYARQDRAFLEGEAVSVALVAKLLAAAGARSVVTVDIHSEAALAFFSRITNVSSMPLLAAHAAGLKLKNALVVSPDMGGICRAQEFARLLKTDMIALKKSRDRSTGEVTVEQKIDSDISGRDAILIDDMISSGGSIVKAAEVLRKNGAGRIYAMCAHALLIGDAASRIAAAGVQEIIATNSIPGRHATVDLSGALAEAVRKTL, translated from the coding sequence TTGGCGGCCGACATCATTTCCGTTGTTGCAGGTCCCTCCTCGCCCGAGCTTGCCGCAGGCATTGCAAGACACCTTGGCGCCAGGCTTGTGCAAGCGGAGCTTCGCGTGTTTTCTGACGGGGAGAGCAAGATCAGGCTTGCAGAAAGCACAGGCAAGAAATGCGTCATCGTGCAGTCGACCTACCCGCCCACCGACACCCACCTCATGCAGGCAATGATGATGGCAAAAAAGTGCGCCGACAACGGCGCCGAGGTATGCGCCGTGATACCGTACCTTGCCTATGCAAGGCAGGACAGGGCTTTTCTTGAAGGCGAGGCAGTGAGCGTGGCGCTGGTTGCAAAACTGCTTGCGGCGGCTGGAGCCAGGTCGGTTGTTACGGTCGACATCCATAGCGAGGCGGCCCTTGCCTTCTTTTCCAGAATCACGAACGTTTCTTCAATGCCGCTCTTGGCGGCCCATGCGGCCGGCCTGAAGCTCAAAAACGCACTTGTGGTGTCGCCTGACATGGGAGGCATCTGCAGGGCGCAGGAATTTGCAAGGCTGTTAAAGACGGACATGATTGCGCTGAAAAAATCCCGCGACAGGAGCACCGGCGAAGTCACCGTGGAGCAAAAAATCGATTCTGACATTTCCGGCCGCGACGCGATACTGATTGACGACATGATAAGCAGCGGCGGGAGCATCGTCAAGGCGGCAGAGGTGCTGCGCAAAAACGGCGCCGGCAGGATATACGCCATGTGCGCGCACGCGCTGCTGATAGGCGACGCGGCCTCCAGGATAGCGGCTGCAGGCGTGCAGGAGATAATCGCCACCAACTCTATACCGGGCAGGCACGCGACAGTCGACCTGAGCGGGGCGCTTGCAGAGGCCGTGCGGAAAACCCTGTGA
- a CDS encoding MGMT family protein, producing MRTGRRLDAKDVYDLLRTVPEGQVTTYGDLAKALGFPGAARAIGRIMNANPDPIVVPCHRVVSSDGSIGGYGFGIKMKKEILAKEGLQFDGDAIVDFEKKRAVLKLKREK from the coding sequence ATGAGGACTGGTCGCCGGCTTGACGCAAAGGACGTTTACGACCTTTTGAGGACCGTGCCGGAAGGGCAGGTTACAACGTACGGAGACCTCGCAAAAGCGCTTGGATTTCCGGGAGCGGCAAGGGCTATCGGCAGGATAATGAACGCAAACCCTGACCCGATAGTGGTCCCGTGCCACCGCGTGGTGTCGTCAGACGGGAGCATTGGCGGCTATGGCTTTGGCATAAAGATGAAGAAGGAGATCCTGGCAAAAGAAGGGTTGCAGTTTGACGGCGACGCAATAGTGGATTTTGAAAAGAAAAGGGCAGTATTAAAACTAAAAAGGGAAAAGTAG
- a CDS encoding 50S ribosomal protein L19e, with the protein MVVNIRKKRELVARILGVGVNRVRFEPDKLEDVADSITRDNIRSLVKSGAIWTVKPKGTSRGRAEEKRSVWKKMHGKGQGSKKGKKTARVGKKEVYVVRVRSMRYHLRVMKERKDITNEIYWNLYKQVNGGHVRSLAHLRDLVKEAKTR; encoded by the coding sequence ATGGTCGTCAACATCCGCAAAAAGCGCGAGCTTGTCGCAAGGATTCTCGGCGTGGGCGTAAACCGCGTGCGCTTTGAGCCCGACAAGCTTGAAGACGTCGCCGACTCGATCACGCGCGACAACATCCGCTCGCTGGTCAAGAGCGGCGCCATCTGGACGGTCAAGCCAAAGGGCACTTCAAGGGGCAGGGCGGAAGAAAAGCGCTCGGTCTGGAAAAAGATGCACGGCAAGGGCCAGGGTTCCAAGAAGGGCAAAAAGACTGCAAGGGTCGGCAAGAAAGAGGTATACGTCGTGCGCGTGAGGTCGATGCGCTACCACCTTCGCGTCATGAAGGAGCGCAAGGACATCACGAACGAAATCTACTGGAACCTCTACAAGCAGGTAAACGGCGGGCACGTCAGATCGCTTGCGCACCTGCGCGACCTCGTAAAGGAAGCCAAGACCCGCTAG
- a CDS encoding transcription elongation factor Spt5: MSDPREDQEEDLDVSLDDEDNNQDLEDTDEAQQGKEEEASATAAAAKPAPAAAPTTTTTASAAPPSDRPASDSRFFAIRTTGGQERMVADMLYTKVTAKKIGIRSVMVLDSFKGYIIVEAPDANVAYEGLAGIRHVRGQIRGDLPFKDIEGYLIKKPTVTELNIDDTVEVIAGPFKGMKAKITRVDYEKQEATVVLLDSPYQIPVTVDANYLKKAGH; encoded by the coding sequence ATGAGCGATCCGAGAGAGGACCAAGAGGAGGATCTAGACGTATCTCTTGATGATGAAGATAATAATCAGGATTTAGAGGATACAGATGAGGCCCAGCAGGGCAAAGAAGAAGAGGCAAGCGCGACAGCAGCAGCGGCCAAGCCAGCTCCCGCAGCAGCACCAACAACGACAACAACGGCATCTGCAGCGCCACCGAGCGACAGGCCGGCAAGCGACAGCAGGTTCTTTGCCATCCGCACCACCGGAGGGCAGGAGCGCATGGTCGCAGACATGCTCTACACCAAGGTCACGGCCAAAAAGATAGGCATACGCTCGGTCATGGTGCTTGACAGCTTTAAAGGCTACATCATTGTCGAGGCGCCGGACGCAAACGTCGCGTACGAGGGCCTTGCAGGCATCAGGCACGTGCGCGGCCAGATACGGGGCGACCTGCCGTTCAAGGACATCGAGGGCTACCTCATAAAGAAGCCCACGGTCACGGAGCTCAACATCGACGACACGGTTGAGGTCATCGCCGGCCCGTTCAAGGGCATGAAGGCCAAGATAACCCGCGTCGACTATGAAAAGCAGGAAGCGACTGTCGTGCTCTTGGACTCGCCTTACCAGATCCCAGTCACCGTGGACGCCAACTATTTGAAGAAGGCGGGCCACTGA
- the rnz gene encoding ribonuclease Z, with amino-acid sequence MATNMQMVFLGTSAAAPTPERGLSSIAIMRDGELLLFDAGEGMQRNFIKAGLGMNRKMKVFITHMHADHCVGLLGLLQTMSLQGRERRLDVYGQPRLKEFLLENMRIINFGLTFEVAIHAIEGEGIVVQESDYKVTCCEAEHSIPALSYRLDEFDRPGAFNVELVKKMGIPEGELYSRLQHGQDIEYNGKIVRSADVVGPPRPGRKIGISGDTRPTDKLTKFFSGCDVLVFESTYTHDKLAKALETAHSTATEAATVARQAGAKKLFLTHFSARYDETSALVKEASAIHANVEAAEDLKQVDIPYPPS; translated from the coding sequence GTGGCAACAAACATGCAGATGGTGTTTCTCGGCACGTCGGCGGCGGCGCCAACTCCGGAGCGCGGCCTTTCGTCCATAGCCATAATGCGCGACGGCGAGCTCTTGCTGTTTGACGCTGGCGAGGGCATGCAGCGCAACTTCATCAAGGCCGGACTTGGCATGAACCGCAAGATGAAGGTGTTTATCACGCACATGCACGCCGACCACTGCGTGGGCCTGCTAGGGCTGTTGCAGACGATGTCGCTCCAGGGGCGCGAAAGGAGGCTTGACGTCTATGGCCAGCCCCGGCTCAAAGAGTTCCTGCTTGAAAACATGAGGATAATCAACTTTGGCCTGACCTTTGAAGTCGCGATACACGCGATTGAAGGCGAGGGCATAGTCGTGCAGGAAAGCGACTACAAGGTAACCTGCTGCGAGGCCGAGCACTCTATCCCCGCCCTTTCGTACAGGCTGGACGAGTTTGACAGGCCGGGCGCCTTTAACGTAGAGCTAGTCAAAAAGATGGGCATACCCGAGGGCGAGCTGTACAGCAGGCTGCAGCACGGGCAGGACATTGAATACAACGGCAAGATTGTAAGGTCGGCCGACGTCGTCGGGCCTCCAAGGCCGGGCAGAAAGATAGGAATATCCGGCGACACCAGGCCAACTGACAAGTTGACAAAATTCTTTTCGGGATGCGACGTGCTGGTGTTCGAGTCGACGTACACCCATGACAAGCTTGCAAAGGCGCTAGAGACTGCGCACTCGACGGCCACAGAGGCGGCGACCGTCGCCAGGCAGGCTGGCGCAAAAAAGCTGTTCCTGACCCACTTTAGCGCGCGCTATGACGAAACGTCTGCCCTGGTAAAGGAAGCGTCTGCAATACACGCAAACGTCGAGGCCGCCGAGGACCTGAAGCAGGTCGACATCCCGTACCCGCCGTCATAA
- a CDS encoding precorrin-2 dehydrogenase/sirohydrochlorin ferrochelatase family protein — protein MIVDLNLKDKHAIVIGGGTEGVRKVNALLGQGCKITVISNRFNKYLRDQEKAGKIETVKATLKDASILDGYDSPFLVLASTDDRELNRKLCQKGREKGAFVYSVDDPPYSDFSYASVINIEGVMQVAISTSGKSPIMARQIRIRAERILRRVIKKSDIENAKLQEFARNAAKPKLKTVEQRKEFLYSILYDRRIQNLIKEDKIEGAKSATLELLQEWVKKSK, from the coding sequence TTGATAGTTGACCTGAACCTCAAGGACAAGCACGCCATAGTGATAGGCGGGGGCACAGAGGGGGTCAGAAAAGTTAACGCGCTTTTGGGTCAGGGCTGCAAGATTACAGTAATCAGCAACCGATTTAACAAGTACCTGCGCGACCAGGAAAAGGCAGGCAAGATCGAGACGGTCAAGGCAACTCTAAAGGACGCAAGCATCCTTGACGGCTATGACAGCCCGTTTCTGGTGCTTGCATCGACCGACGACAGGGAGCTGAACCGCAAGCTGTGCCAGAAAGGGCGGGAAAAGGGCGCGTTCGTGTATTCAGTAGACGACCCGCCGTACAGCGACTTTTCCTACGCTTCTGTCATCAACATTGAAGGCGTGATGCAGGTCGCCATTTCGACGTCAGGCAAGAGCCCCATAATGGCAAGGCAGATACGCATACGCGCCGAGCGCATACTAAGGCGCGTGATAAAGAAATCGGACATTGAAAACGCAAAACTACAAGAGTTTGCAAGGAACGCCGCAAAGCCAAAGCTAAAGACGGTGGAGCAGAGAAAGGAATTCCTATATTCGATTTTGTATGATAGACGCATCCAGAACCTTATTAAGGAAGACAAGATTGAAGGTGCTAAAAGCGCGACGCTTGAGCTATTGCAAGAGTGGGTGAAAAAGAGCAAATGA
- a CDS encoding D-aminoacyl-tRNA deacylase translates to MRDFILVASSQDLAGVTMVDYLKTKQGFAPDGIHDSEEGQSFSSPAHGARLYVANASLLTLETLDRTFPDARAFVFLSKHRSDSGIPTLTCHCTGNFKDAPFGGNPKEIAVALPGLQKAYLKAVTGAGAPGYDVIIEATHHGPTSLKKPVLFIELGSSEKQWADRGAARAMCDSLLGVLANGIRPCEKVGVAIGGTHYPTKFNKLLLESELGLAAVASKHALEAIDEAMLAQMIEKSAEKVTHIVLDAKGLGSHKDRITKMAESTGLAVLKV, encoded by the coding sequence TTGAGAGATTTCATACTTGTCGCCTCAAGCCAGGATCTTGCAGGCGTGACCATGGTTGACTATTTGAAGACCAAGCAAGGGTTTGCGCCAGACGGCATACACGACAGCGAGGAAGGGCAGTCGTTTTCCTCGCCCGCGCACGGCGCCAGGCTGTACGTGGCAAACGCGTCCCTGCTGACGCTAGAGACGCTTGACAGGACGTTTCCAGACGCAAGGGCGTTTGTGTTTCTCTCAAAACACAGGTCGGACAGCGGCATACCGACGCTTACCTGCCACTGCACAGGCAACTTTAAAGACGCGCCCTTTGGCGGCAACCCAAAAGAGATAGCGGTTGCCCTGCCGGGCCTGCAAAAGGCGTACCTAAAGGCGGTAACTGGCGCAGGTGCGCCCGGCTATGACGTGATAATCGAGGCGACGCACCACGGGCCGACGTCGCTGAAAAAGCCCGTCCTTTTCATCGAGCTTGGGTCGTCGGAAAAGCAGTGGGCTGACAGGGGTGCGGCAAGGGCTATGTGCGACTCTCTTCTTGGCGTGCTTGCAAATGGGATCAGGCCGTGCGAAAAGGTGGGAGTCGCAATCGGAGGCACACACTATCCGACAAAATTCAACAAGCTGCTCCTTGAATCCGAGCTTGGGCTTGCGGCGGTGGCGTCCAAGCACGCGCTGGAAGCAATAGACGAGGCGATGCTTGCGCAGATGATTGAAAAAAGCGCCGAGAAGGTGACGCACATTGTGCTTGACGCAAAGGGCCTTGGGAGCCACAAGGACCGCATAACAAAGATGGCCGAAAGCACGGGCCTTGCAGTCCTTAAAGTTTGA
- a CDS encoding CFI-box-CTERM domain-containing protein: MYMRGPLATIAAIAMLLLLASQHAAAAEGNFSFHNETKYMDETKIMHIYGEIKNESETTAMKGVLITASFYDANGALLSQYQQAPKLRVIGPGGFAPFDMVYLDPATVDRVASYSLSATGQPAEDKPAKLTIVSSNSRLDVLGLYYINVSVRNDGNQTATNPIAIATLYDSAGKVVAIGEAPLESESRVVENMAPGGKGGSGIVVPERLQTYKAASYSLVVDSDQYVSDVARYRAAGLGANSGATNNGTQSGCLIATAAFGSELAPQVQELRNFRDGLALKTMAGASFMNVFNGWYYSFSPHVADYERDQGWLKGAVRTSIYPLLGILDLSTSVFHALSFNDEAAIVGAGLAASSLIGLLYFAPLSAVLAIAGRKKCWDMKYAKYVLAIAWAASIAAVAAGEATASTEVLMFGTALLVLSAISTVVLAVARAVIRFRS; encoded by the coding sequence ATGTACATGCGCGGCCCGCTTGCAACCATTGCAGCCATTGCAATGCTACTGTTGCTTGCGTCACAGCATGCCGCGGCAGCAGAGGGGAACTTTTCCTTCCATAACGAGACCAAGTATATGGACGAGACCAAGATAATGCACATCTATGGCGAGATAAAGAACGAATCGGAAACTACTGCCATGAAAGGCGTCCTGATAACGGCGTCGTTCTATGACGCAAACGGCGCGCTCCTTTCTCAGTACCAGCAGGCGCCGAAACTGCGCGTGATAGGCCCAGGAGGCTTTGCGCCCTTTGACATGGTCTACCTCGACCCTGCGACGGTGGACAGGGTCGCCAGTTATTCCCTTTCCGCCACGGGTCAGCCGGCAGAGGACAAGCCCGCAAAACTGACCATAGTCTCGTCAAATTCGCGGCTTGACGTGCTTGGGCTCTACTACATCAACGTGAGCGTCAGAAACGACGGCAACCAGACCGCGACAAACCCAATCGCAATAGCGACGCTATATGACAGCGCCGGCAAGGTGGTGGCTATAGGCGAGGCCCCTCTGGAGAGCGAGAGCCGGGTGGTCGAAAACATGGCGCCCGGGGGCAAGGGAGGCTCTGGCATAGTCGTGCCAGAGCGCCTGCAGACGTACAAGGCCGCAAGCTATTCGCTTGTAGTCGACTCTGACCAGTACGTCTCTGACGTTGCCAGGTACAGGGCTGCCGGCCTTGGGGCAAACTCTGGTGCCACAAACAACGGCACGCAGAGCGGCTGCCTGATAGCGACTGCCGCGTTTGGAAGCGAGCTTGCGCCGCAGGTGCAGGAGCTGCGCAACTTCCGCGACGGCCTTGCGCTCAAGACGATGGCCGGCGCAAGTTTCATGAACGTCTTTAACGGCTGGTACTACTCTTTCAGCCCGCATGTCGCAGACTATGAGCGGGACCAGGGGTGGCTCAAGGGCGCAGTCCGTACGTCCATCTATCCGCTTCTTGGAATACTCGACCTGAGCACTTCTGTCTTCCACGCGCTTTCGTTCAACGATGAAGCCGCCATAGTCGGGGCCGGCCTGGCTGCCAGCTCGCTCATCGGCCTGCTGTACTTTGCACCTCTGTCGGCAGTGCTTGCAATCGCCGGCAGGAAAAAGTGCTGGGACATGAAGTACGCAAAATACGTACTTGCAATTGCGTGGGCGGCAAGCATCGCCGCGGTCGCGGCAGGTGAAGCGACAGCATCTACTGAAGTCCTGATGTTTGGCACCGCGCTTCTGGTGCTGTCTGCGATAAGCACGGTTGTCCTTGCAGTGGCGCGAGCAGTCATCAGGTTCAGATCGTAA
- a CDS encoding multicopper oxidase domain-containing protein: MLVVVIAVAVAGTAIAFSSLGFGADAQSTEKMVTGHSLTSYFTAGDVVDPEHDSAPLKNAVVDPDKYLREFNYGRVSKLPDGTTLREFTIVADDSKTLEVSPGVFFNAWTFNGTVPGPTIRATEGDLVRIHFINNGTRPHTMHFHGIHAAEMDGVFEKIAPGGQYTYEFTAEPFGLFLYHCHIQPLEEHISHGLYGVYIVDPKEPRPPADEMVMMMNGYDTDFDTENNFYTVNGIPFYYMHHPIQIEKDRLVRVYLVNILEFDQINNFHLHGNLFNLYRTGTGLTPDEYTDIVTMSQGERGILEFSYKYPGQYMFHAHKTEFAEKGWTGTFLVKEK, encoded by the coding sequence TTGCTGGTAGTGGTTATAGCGGTGGCCGTAGCAGGCACTGCAATAGCCTTTTCGTCCCTTGGCTTTGGCGCAGACGCGCAGAGCACGGAAAAGATGGTGACGGGCCACAGCCTCACTTCCTACTTTACTGCAGGTGACGTGGTCGACCCGGAGCACGATAGCGCGCCGCTGAAAAACGCCGTGGTGGACCCTGACAAGTACCTGCGCGAGTTCAACTATGGGCGCGTATCAAAGCTGCCTGACGGGACTACTCTTCGCGAGTTTACCATAGTGGCAGACGATAGCAAGACCCTTGAAGTGTCGCCGGGCGTCTTTTTCAACGCGTGGACGTTCAACGGCACGGTCCCCGGCCCCACGATACGGGCAACGGAAGGCGACCTCGTGCGCATCCACTTCATCAACAACGGGACCCGCCCGCACACGATGCACTTCCACGGCATACATGCGGCGGAAATGGACGGCGTATTTGAAAAGATAGCGCCGGGAGGCCAGTACACGTACGAGTTTACCGCCGAGCCCTTTGGCCTGTTCCTGTACCACTGTCACATCCAGCCCCTTGAGGAGCACATCTCTCACGGCCTGTACGGAGTATACATCGTGGACCCAAAGGAGCCGCGGCCTCCGGCTGACGAGATGGTGATGATGATGAACGGCTATGACACCGACTTTGACACCGAGAACAATTTCTACACTGTAAACGGCATACCGTTCTACTACATGCACCACCCGATACAGATAGAAAAAGACAGGCTGGTGCGCGTCTACCTCGTCAACATACTGGAGTTTGACCAGATCAATAATTTCCACCTGCACGGAAACCTGTTCAACCTGTACCGCACCGGGACAGGCCTCACTCCGGACGAGTACACGGACATCGTGACGATGAGCCAGGGAGAGCGGGGCATCCTTGAATTCAGCTACAAGTACCCCGGACAGTACATGTTCCATGCCCACAAGACCGAGTTTGCAGAGAAGGGCTGGACGGGGACGTTTCTGGTAAAGGAGAAGTGA
- a CDS encoding DUF309 domain-containing protein has protein sequence MQRYFVHLKNSAYTPKDATVLLTRARELVGERATVRDSRVSKKYIEFDTSVPDGTDIGDLVGRLEKISPLASYEHIAERHMEKGEAIKRAIELFNDEKYWGTHEALEAVWKETPAGAERDLLNGVILVAAAFVHDEKDEQEICMSILRRARNKLEGATGRYHGIDMDRFVERVQGILNTGVIERFTI, from the coding sequence TTGCAAAGGTACTTTGTCCACCTCAAGAACAGCGCGTACACGCCCAAGGATGCCACGGTGCTCCTCACAAGGGCCCGCGAGCTGGTAGGCGAGAGGGCGACAGTCCGCGACTCGCGCGTGTCAAAAAAGTACATCGAGTTTGACACGAGCGTCCCAGACGGCACGGACATAGGCGATCTGGTAGGCAGGCTTGAAAAAATCTCGCCCCTTGCCAGCTATGAGCACATAGCCGAGAGGCACATGGAAAAAGGCGAGGCGATCAAGAGGGCAATAGAGCTTTTCAACGACGAAAAGTACTGGGGCACGCACGAGGCGCTAGAGGCCGTCTGGAAAGAGACGCCGGCGGGAGCAGAGCGCGACCTCCTAAACGGCGTGATACTCGTCGCGGCAGCGTTCGTGCACGACGAAAAAGACGAGCAGGAGATCTGCATGTCGATACTCAGGCGCGCCAGAAACAAACTTGAAGGCGCAACGGGCAGGTACCACGGGATAGACATGGACAGGTTTGTAGAGCGGGTGCAAGGGATACTGAACACGGGCGTGATAGAGCGGTTTACGATCTGA
- a CDS encoding 50S ribosomal protein L32e produces the protein MVINGELLAARKKVASKRPKFVRQESWRYDRLAENWRKPKGKDNKMRKQKGGYPALVKVGYRGPKAARGLHPSGYTDNIVYNVADLSGLDAKKDAIRLARTVGTRKRKEIIEQAAKSGFKILNAGKLAPKKEEEEKEEKQ, from the coding sequence ATGGTGATTAACGGAGAGTTACTTGCCGCAAGGAAAAAGGTCGCCAGCAAGCGCCCCAAGTTCGTCCGGCAGGAGAGCTGGAGGTACGACAGGCTTGCAGAGAACTGGCGCAAACCAAAGGGCAAGGACAACAAGATGAGAAAGCAGAAGGGCGGATATCCGGCTCTAGTCAAGGTCGGCTACCGCGGCCCCAAGGCTGCAAGAGGCCTTCACCCGTCAGGCTACACCGATAACATCGTCTACAACGTCGCGGACCTTTCCGGCCTTGACGCCAAGAAGGACGCAATAAGGCTTGCACGCACAGTCGGAACCCGCAAGCGCAAAGAGATAATCGAGCAGGCCGCCAAGTCAGGCTTTAAAATCCTAAATGCAGGCAAGCTTGCTCCAAAGAAAGAGGAAGAAGAGAAGGAGGAGAAGCAGTAA